The following is a genomic window from Aquila chrysaetos chrysaetos chromosome 2, bAquChr1.4, whole genome shotgun sequence.
AGCAAGTTCCCAGTTTGTTACCACTCCTCTAGGAGAAGTGCTGAATAATGCAACTTACTAAAGGTCCTGGGGTCAGCTCTGGAATCTGTCTGCTGTAAATACTTCTGCCAGTCCCTTCTGCAGTAGGGACACAGGAATGTTTAAATGGGGACATCCCTGGAGGAAACAGTGCACATCTAACTCTCTGACTGACATGGCAGCAACACGGTCTCCCAGGCAGTTAAAACTAGCAGTCTGGGCCAAGGAAGATGTTGTCCATATGCCATAGGATTTGTTACCGGCGGATTGGTTCCAGGCTAAAAAAGCCATTTGCTGCAGTTTGGGCCTCAAATGCAAGCAGCTTATCATCAAGGGATCAAAGTAATACCATTTAGTCCATCTGAAATCTAAGATGCAGCAGTTCAACTTTAATAGTGCTATGTAAAAGAATAGGCCCACAGCCAGAAAGCCTGTACTTCCTCTGCACAGGTATAGAGGATCGGGTCTTTACTGGATGTTGTGAGCTCGTAGTAATTGGGACTGGTGCTGAGGGTGGTGGGTGCCTCTGAGCTGCACAGCAGAACACCGTTGCTGCCCTTTCTATCATGGCCTGTTTTTCCCGCTTAGGCCAGGACAAACTGCAGGTTAGTGAGCAGGACTTTGATGCCACTTGTGACTGTTACAACAGAGGTGGCTGGGTTAAgtttaaaagtatttgcatCACCCTTTTTATAGCGGTCACGAAAGACATAGATGCTGCCATTGCAGCTGGCAATTTTCCAGAGGGATGGTACCGAGCTCCAAGCATCTGGCAGGCATAGCCGGGTGAAGCTATCCAGTAGGGGATTATAGCATAGCAGTGAATCCCCCTCGGCTACAATGAACACCACATCCTTGTGTACAGCAGCATGCATGCGGCCTGCAAAAGGCAGTACGTATGGCTTCACGTGGCATTTCTCTGTGTTGGTATCATAGCACTGAATTAGCCGAGAGGGCTTGGTGAAGAAGTCCAAGTCATTTTCTTCCCCGCCCAGCAGGTAAATGACACCATTAAGGTTTACACCTGCAGCTCCAGAGACTGCCACTTCCAACTGGCTGGTCTCTGTCCAGACATTGTCTCGTACTCTGTAATATATGACAGCATTAGAGAGAGTGTCCTGTAGAGTTTTCCCCCCCAGTGAATATATTGCATCCTTGCTCGGCACAGAGACAAGGGTGTGTTGGAGCCGGTCACGGGGCAGAGGGGCACACCATTCCCAGTCTATAGTCGCATTGTTGCATTTCCACATGCGTCGTGGAATGGAGCCACCAACGACGTATAGGTCGCTACCGTGCTTGCAGGCTGCGGTGATCTGGTGACACAGGCTGTTCTGGCCGCTCACGCTTATGGAGTCATCATCAGCACAATGCAGAGAGACAGCAAGTGAATGTGTACGTGACGACTCCTTTCCAATCAGGTAGATGTGAACATTTTCTCCAATcacctgaaagaaaagaggagtgTGTCAGCAGAACTGGACCTCTTTACACAAACATCCGTGATGCCTAAGACTGAATTTTTCAGCTTAGGACCCACCTGTGGGCCTGAGGTGTGTGACCTGCTTCCCAAGTCCTGCCACCCGGCAGCGTTCAGGATTCAGAGCCTCAAAGCCTTTTCACGATAATGGTCATATCTGACATAGCAAAATAGCAACAGACTTCACTGGAACCTGAGTGTCTGCAGTTGAGGTAAGGTCTGGCTACATCACTGATGGAGTAGAGTTATTATAAGGGGAATGCCAAACTCGGATTTCTGAATGGTCTCTCTGGTAACTGAGCATCTGGTGAAATAAGTTATTTGTGGCATTGCTCCAATCACTAGTGAAAGCAGCCTCaggttaaattaaaaaagctgtCAGTGGGGTTGCTATTTATGACAATGAAAGTATTCCTCACGCAAGGACCATGAATTTCAATGGCATTTGTGTTTTGTGACTTTCAAGTCACACCTGTGAGCAGAATACCCTGCCTTGGGAAGTGTGAAACCAGCAAGTGCTACACCAACCCCGGAACAGAAGGTCTTTTTATACCTTCAGACTCGATCGCAGCGTCTCTGAAAAGCCCGCTCGCTCCTCCTTGTTGAAGTTGATCCAGGTTTCTATGGCAACTGTTGGATTCTGAGAACATGGAACGCCATCTGCGGTTTGGAGACAGAAAGGCATTTATAGTATCTAGACAAAGGTGTACGTACTCAGGAACATCCTTTTCCTGTCACTccctccccccactcccaccaCAAACCCTACTTtctagagaggaaaaaaagatacagaggTTTATAGATTTTGGCAGGCATGATCAGCACCGCCAGCCAGACATCTACATGAAATTAGTTTGTATAAATATCAGAAGACAGAGCTGCCAGATCTTAAGCACTTTGGATGAGTTTCAACAAAGGAACCTATGTCCGAGAGAAAGAGGGCAGGAAAGAGAACTTACATGCTTTGTGAcgatgaaaaatattttcttatttaagcATTTAGGCAAAAAGATTCTCTTATTTGACAATCTCAGCAGCTGCCTTTCTTTCTGGCTGGTCCTAAAAGCCTGTCTAGCAAAAGTCATCTGcagaaattttccttctctgagcaCTGTCAGACAGCTGACCCTCAAGACTGAACATCTGGTGTCACTGCTATCCTCTTAACTTTTGGAAATCCCCCATGAGCTACTATAGCTTTCCTTTGCAGTGTGACAGTAGGAAACACTACACAGACTGCATCAGATTTCAATTTGTTTCCAGACATAACTGGAAGTTTTGGTTATGCCACAAACTATTGCATCATCGTCATCAGTACATTTCCTAGATTTTAGGCATTTACTTCCAGTTTGAAAGCCAGCAATTATGCCTGTATTTATTGAGAGGCTTCCCTATGAAGGCGCCCTGATTCTGTAGTCTGCTCTCATGACAAACCCTGAATTCAGTGATGCTAAAGGCATCAGACAAATtccaacatttttctctgtactggaaggaagggaggagaaaaagcgTGGCACAAAAGCAGgtatttcaaaactgtttattAGTAAAAGGGATTTCCATAAGCTATCCATCACAGGTAGTGGTTGAATGGAAAAACTTTGATTTTGAAATGGGTCTTAGCATGCAACAAAAGGTAAGCTTAATAAATTACTAtttcatgaaattaattttaatccTTGCCACTAATAGCTTCCTCTATTTAATTCTCCATTAACTAAATAGAGATGCAGGAATTGCAAAAGGGAAAGATTTTCCCTACCAGCAGTAGGAgtgtatttcagattttaatccattttataAGCTAAGTTTCGGCATAGATATTGAGTAATGTGATTCTATATATGTAAATAGACGAATCatggaaaaaagttttattgaGCAATGATTTTAATTTAGGACCACAAACACTAATGGCCATAGACCTAAAACTATGGTTACTACATGGAATCCCTAGGAAGTTAAGGGTGATTGACCTCTATAGCTTTATTTCATGATTTTaggaatttggtttttttttaatgaactcaCAACTTGGTTTAAAAGCTTTAGCTAGATAGTTATCAAAATTACTCTAATTTTATCATAGTCTTTCTGAGCTATCAGTACATATTCTCAATACGTTTTTGTCTGTGAATTTCTTTAGATGCAATAGAGATAATACAATGCAATATCTGTAAAGACTCTCATATGCATAGCAGCAACTTTAAAGGCTATTTTAAGTCTTACAGACAGATTTGCCAGTATTCCAAAGAAGCCAGTCATGGCAGGTTTATTGTTGTAACAGCATATAAAACACATGACACACAAAGTATAGTTATTTACtcatttacaaaattatttaattaaagcaaGAAAGGAGCAATCTCTCTGGTCCCAGGTCCAGCACATTTGAATGTATGACCTTCTACATTCTTGCTTCCTCTAGGAATGATGCACAAAAATGGAGTTGTGACTGCAGCATCATGACGAAGTTTTCAAGTACTGGCTGCACCTGCTAGGGCAGCAGAGAATCTTTAAGGATTGGTGGCAGTTGCATAAGTTGTTGATGTGTTGACACATCCTTGACAACACTGAGTCATTGCATCCATACTGTGGAAGGCCATTACCTTTACAAGAAGGGTAATTACTGTACTACCTAAGATGTTACAATGCCTCTATTTCAGTCAGATGAGTGCCTAGCCTAAATAATCCTAACAATTATATACAATTGTTAAAAACACTTAACATAGTCTAAAAATAAGGCTTGTGCTCAAGCCTTCTTACAAATGTTGAGTTGTTGCATTACTATGTTAAATGATTatgaactaaagaaaaaaaaaactttcataaGATGTTCATTTCTGGTAAGGcttctttgttttacttttactgcaaaaaaaaccacaacaagtTGTTGAAAGTTACTAAGTTACGTTTAAAAATCGTGTAATACTTCTACCTGTTGACCCAGGAACTACTGGGAAATACCAGCATCCTCTATGTCCCTTTTCTGTAGCTCAGACGTTTATGTCCAGTAACAATTAATAGGTTTTTTCTGATTAAGTTATCcagaatgttttgctttgcttcgCTTAGCTAAGCCTCTGAATAGACAGTGATTATGAAAGCTTGGATCCTTCCATCTATTTTGTTCAATCCCCGATACACTCTCCGAAAGTCTCTTTCTACATCCACAACCTGGCTAGTCTCAAGAACTCCTTACCTGTAAGGATGTCTGTCAGCAAGCGGAGAGGCAGGTGTAGGAACTCCTCTGTGTCTTGCAGTTGAGACAAATGTGACTTTGCACAGTGTTTGGCAGCTGTGTAGAGCTCCATGTCACTGTGTTGATCTGCCAACCACATGACCTGCAGACAGTTCCTAACCTGCACCGTACGGGCCAGAAAACGGGAGCACTCTTCAAAAAGGGCAGTCAGCTGGTACATGTCTGCCACTTCATAGGTTTCCTGCAACTCCTCTGCCCTCAGCTTTACAGTTCCATGGTAAATATAGTCCACAAGGAGCTGAAAGACACTCTCGCTAACGTCCTGCAGCTCAATGACCCGGTTGTGGGCCTCCTTTAGGTTGGAAGTGAACATAGAACGAAAAAAGCAACTCTGAGCTGAGAGGACCAAACGGTGTAGCTGGAATTCTTTGCCTTCCACTGATATTGTAACATCAGCAAAGAGCTCATCCTCCAAGCATAATTTCATAATACCCTGGGCCACACGGCCTGAGTGGGAGCGGTCGGTGAAGGTGTAGTTCACAAAgtagttttcttctgcagaggaGCCTCCAGTCTCTTCTGACGAGTCCATGGTGCTGCACAGATCAGACCTCCAGCAATCTGTAAAATCACAATAATTATATGGCCTTCTCTCTCCACTAACAAGATTATGCAGTACTTCAGggtacagggaaaaaaatcaaacattggTAAGAGGCCAGCATATTTTAGACTGAATATAAATAGCGCAGCCAGAAACTTCTGCCTGAGCTTCAGAATCTCAAACAACAAATGAGAAGTTGgcataattaaaattataatataTACCAAACTTCCAGTACAGTGAGCATCACATCCCAGCAGAACTGGGAGATGCGCATATCTTTTCACCACTCATTTCACTGacacaaagaaatgcagcaaCAGTTATTCAAGTGGAAAGTCCAGCAACCGCCCTAGGAAACTCGTGAAGCCAAAAGAATGTGGCAGCACCATGGCTGGGCTAGGTGGAAAAAGGATTCCAGTATCATACTAACAAAGAGCACAGACAGCAATTCATATTGGAAGGAGTTAATTACCATCCAAAACCCATCAGAAGGAGTTAATTACCATCCAAAACCAACGCGATGAATCTGTGCAGTGGTATCAAGTACGGTGAACTTGCTTTTACCAAAAAGATGTGCGAGAAGTCTGCCAGACGTAACCACCAGTCCTTCAAGCTAACCAAATGAGATAACTGATGGTTATACTCAGTTTGTTAATGTGCCAGACACCTTCAGCATGCAAAATAACCTGTTAGATGTTGTTAGTCACTGTTTCCTAAGCGGCAAGGAGAACTCAATTTAAAAGATAATGCCTCTTAGTAGGTACCAGAGATTGTCTGCAGAGCTCCAAGCAGTTTGTGGGCCGAGAAAACTTCTGAATCAGAGAAGGACTGCTGTAGAAAAGAGCTCTTTTTTAACATGGCTCTTGACAGCATTAGGAGCAAATAGATGCCCGTCTGCATTCactttaaacttaattttacaCCTTAATTATCAGCCATGGTGACTGATATCACAAATTTCTTCAGTTAATACTGAACGTGATTTCCAGTACAATGTTTCCCAAAGACAGGATTTTTCTCCAGGAGATTCAGAGTTACTCTTCCATGCTTTATTTTATCAAATGTGCATTTTCTTACAATAGCTTTGCTTGATACAGGAGGCCTCCTAAGTTCTTTGCTCAAGTTCTGTTCACAGGAAATAGTGTCTACATCCCTAATTGGCTAGACAAGTCCGTCCCATCCCTGATCTCAGCCTGCCTTAATTATACCCTTCTTGTGATTTTACATAGTTCTGGTCTGTCTGAAAAGTACCTACACATTAGTCTGTAAGAGACCGAGGAACTGCAATTAGCACAGAACACATCGGTACTATTTTTCCAGCTTTACCAAGTACAAACCTATCCTGCAAACTGGCTCCCACTTCAGTTAAAGCTCTTGATCCTCACAGTCAAGGTGCTCAGAAGCTGCAGCCCAGAACACCAAAGTGACAACGCAGAGCACCAGAACATGGATGGATGAACTCCTCCGCCCTCTTGGCACGGCAGAACCAGCTGCCCCCGCTGCCCCGCACGATTTCCGGAGGACTGGTGCCAAGTCACGAAAGAAATACCAACAAATCTCACATCCTTCTTTGTAAACGCAACGTTCCCCTTCGCATCCACGGCATCTCCACTATAAAGAAAGAGCTGCGGGAACAGTAAAGTGTCCCATAAACCAAAATCTCACACTCCATGCATATTTTGCATTACCAATGACCCGCCGAACGCCAGGCTATAGGTGAGGACGGTAACCAACACCCGGCacacctccttccttccctcctcgcCCCTGACAGGGCCGTGGGTGCCATGACAGCGCCTGGGACCAGGGAGCCCACATTATACACAACCGACAGCGACTTCACGCttcgggggcggcgggggaagaaagaaaagctaattCTCCGGAAAGCAAAGACCCCCATTGGGGCCGAACTGCCGTTACGAAAACCGCCAGAGAGTTACCTCGCCCCCACACCGCTGCTtcagcccggggggggggggggggtctgacaggaacaccaccacccccccgcctcACGCCCGTACCCGACGGCGGACACATCTCCACAGAACTCGCTGCCTCCCGGGCTcccccggtcccggtcccggtcccggtcccggtgcCGGTTCCCCCCCGCAGCACGGCCCACACAACACCCACCTGCGGCGCCTCCCTTCATGCCGCCGCCCCGGAgccgcctcctcccgccgccccggggtGCCCCAGCGGCTCCTCCGCTCCCCCTCACCCTGCGACGGGCACTCGCCGCTTTCCGGCCACCCACCCGGAAGCGCCGCCGGGAAGCTCCGCGCGCGCTtccgcctcccgccccgggaAAGCGCGCCGACGCTTTTCCGCTTCCGGTCCGTGCCCTTGCCCGTCCCGTGTCCCGGCGGGGATgttggcggcggcggcggttcGGTGGCTGACGCGGGCCGCGCTGCGAGGTGAGGGtgcccggggccggggaggcggcggcggcggggctcggcCAGCCCGtggccgcggggcgggcggtTAGCGGTCGGTAAGACGTGTCCGTTTCTCTCCACAGCGGGCGcaggcccggcggcggcggcggcgcaggcCCGGGTGGCGGGGAGCTCCGCCGCGGAGACTCGCCGTAAGTGAACGGGaccggcggcggggagcccggcCTGGTCttgaggctggggggggggggtcttgcGGTTGTGGGGGGCAGTGGAAAAGACCGAGGGGTGCGCTTGTGTCCCGGTCAGCTCCCGGTATCTGTGCGCCTTTGGGAAGTTTCGGAGCGATGCAGCCGTTTTCAGCCGGTGTATCGGAACACGGTTGGTGCCCGTCAGGCGTAAACCCGCATTTTGCACGGAAAAGCGGCTGTGGTGATAAGCGTGCTGGCTCGGGGTTCCCCTTCGCATCCTTTGCGGCGGGCCCGCCTGCTTGTTCTGTGCGGAGTCGTGCCTGGGGAACGGCTTCGTTGCCCTGAAGCTTGAGGAGTATTTCTAATcagagcaacaacaaaaaagcagcaggagatcCTAGGGTGGTTTGATTCTGAGGGGGTTGCTTAGATTCTGGCACATCAGACAAAACCAGGATTATTttgtctaggaaaaaaagatccttTCCAGACCCAGGCTGAATGTCATGAGCAGTATCTAAGTTCAGATTGTTCTGtcatctctgcctctctctttttcatcttGTTATTTGCTTTCCCGTTATCTTGTTGGACTGTTCCTCCTGCTGTGTTTACAGTGCACGAAAAAATTTCTGTCTAGCACTGACACAAACTTCCTTCCTTATCAATGTCTCTAGTTCCGTGTTCTGTGTACCACAACACATGTATGTTGCTATAGTCTAGTCTCTACTGCAGCATCCTGTATGTTGCACTATACATATATGTCGTGTTTAGCTTCGGATTTACCATAAATAAACTTTGCGGGTTACCTGAAGCTGCCTGGCTTctgccagagctgctgagaGACAGCTAGACTGgttaaaaggatttttaagcCAGGAATGCGAGTTGCTACTCTTCTTTCCgtagctttctgttttccatgccATAATCTTGggaactttatttttctctttagctaCTGTCAGACCAAAAAATGAAGTagaacagaagcagctctgtgcttttgGAGAGTACGTGGCTGAGATTCTGCCCAAGTATATCCAGCAAGTACAGGTAGGTGCTCTTCGAGAAATTGttcatggcgggggggggacaggaccCAGTGAACACACTACTTGTTTGTTAgctgttttcagaagttcttCTGGGCAAGAAAGATTGTCAGAATTACATGAAAGTTACCGCTATTGTTAAGCCCCTTTATCTGATGTCATTATGCGTCTGCTGTACCATATAGTCTCTTTGTTTGGGTGTTCTGCTGGATTCAGTGTAATGTTCAGTCCTGTTGGTGTTTGTACTCATGCCCTTTCCGCTGTTTTCAACAGGTGACCTGTTTCAATGAGCTGGAACTTTTGATCCATCCAGATGGGATCATTCCAGTTCTGACCTTCCTTCGAGATCACACTAATGCTCAGTTCAAATCCTTGGCTGACTTGACTGCTGTTGATGTCCCATCTCGGCAGTACCGCTTTGAGGTAGGAACTGCTCATAGGTGCAGGACTTGGAGAGTTTCACAAGTGCTGGTGACTGTGGGTGCTGTTGCAGCTCTGActgcattttttgctttctgacagtgaaaagaaaatccactctgaaatgctgggttttgtttacTCTGTGGATCATGGAAGCAGTAGCAGAACTGATACTGCATGGGTTCTTagtctggcttttcttttgtgctctgctgaaagtctctctcttccttttcttttttgtttgtttgttttcttttttttgttgttttggtttggttttaccAAAGTGTCTAGAGACTTCTTTCTGGCCAGATGTGAATTGGtgctcttcctccttccactTAAGCCTGTCGGCTGCTGTTGACAAAACTGACCACGTTTTTCTTTAAATCCCATCAATCTTTTTAgcaattttcctcttttaaaaaaacaaaccaaagcaaaaaactaATTAGTTGTTTTAAAAACGTTCCCTGAATGTCAGGACTACACAGGAGATGAGgcagattttcagaaagctcTCAGAAGATTTTGGGCACTGCACTTTCACTGACTTTCAGTGAATATCGGACATTTGATTCCGACAGATGCTTTTGAATATCACACTGTATAGCTTTTCAACTGCAGAAAAATTGCAGttgcaaatagaaaaagaagagatacATCTTTGGGGAAACCACACACTCAGCATATTGTCTTCTCACCTACCGTTAGAAAGCTTTGTTCACAGTATTGTTGCAAAGACGTTATTGTAGTTTAACTTAGGAAGATCcgtaaaagacagaaaaaagtggCACGAAATACCTAGGGCTCACATGCTGTAGGAGGCTGACTATGGTTTAGGCAGCCTTACGGACAAAGAGATGTCTGTGTTCCTTTGTCCAATGTGGGCAGACGGTCTTTTGGGCAAGAGAAGTGAATTGGTAGATTTTTTAGTTCCCAGCAAGTAACAGGGATAATGAAAAGTAGCTGATTTGTTCTCCCCCTTTGGTTTATCTTGTGGTATTAAATCACTTACCAACAGCTACTCAGAAAGTGAGGAGTGGCAGGTTTGCCTTATCTGTATTAGCTAATCGGATGTctgttgttttcaaatataGCTTGTTCTTGCTTTGCTAATAATAGCTTTGACTTTTAGTAATGTAACTCATGATTAGGCAAAAATCCTGAGTTATAGAGAGAGTTTCTTTAACTCAAAGGCCTTCAGTCTCTGAAGAAgtttaagattttttaattcaggattttactttcaaaaattaagGTAGTAGATTCATAGAAATAATATAGACCTTCATGAGTTCACCTTTTTCAGCCATCTTCACAGAGGCAGTATCAAACAAGGCTACACAATTTCTTAGaaaggtttgggggttttttttttcagtctgcttgTATTAAGTATCCGCCACCCCACCCCCTCTTGGAGGCTCTAGTAATCCTTGTAAGCAGCCTTCTTATTAGTACTTCATCACCAGAAGAGTTAGAAATTTTCCCTGGTATTCAACTTCTTTGCTGAAAACTAAGTGTATTTCTTCTTAGCTTTCTCCCACTGGATGCTGAGGGTAATTGATAGCCATTTGCTTTGTGACAGACTGTTGAAAGACTATTGTCAAGTGTCTCCATcccttcagtattttctttttttaaggtttagTATCCCTCTTTACTTCAGGTCTTCTTCATCAGTCATGTTTTCTAAATCTCACATCATTTTTATTACACTTCTAGGGGCCAAAGTGATAAGCTATTGGAACCTCAATTGTAATAGTGTCTTTTAGTGCCGAGCTCTGAAGTGCTGAATGTGATTCTGTTGACgaagaatatttgaaatagtCTTTGTGTGCCTTTGCTTAGCCAGTACTATACTGCAAAGAGATCCATAAATGCCGTGCAAGACCAATGCcttcttttattctgcttcagATTGTGTACAATCTCCTGTCTCTGCGGTTCAACAGTCGGATCCGTGTGAAGACATACACTGACGAGCTGACACCTGTTGACTCAGCAGTGTCTGTGCACAAGGCAGCAAACTGGTATGAAAGAGAGGTGAGTGCCGGCGTACTTGGGAGCAGGGTCTTTGTGGAGAGGAACTGTGTTTTCCTGATTAAACTGATTCCCAGGGccctgagaaagaaagaaagtgtttcCCTGGCTGCCTTTCCAGAGTAGGAGATAAAAGGGTGATTTGCTTTTGAATGAGTTTCTGCATCAGTTTCGCTGGCACTGCGAAAGCCAGGCATGTAACTGAAATTTTATGAACATAATACAtgaagggtttggtttttttttttctaatctaatGCAACTTGATTGGCTCCCTTTCATTTAGGTTTGGGACATGTATGGTGTTTTCTTTGCCAACCACCCTGATCTAAGGCGAATCCTCACAGACTATGGGTTTGAGGGCCATCCTTTCCGGAAGGACTTTCCACTCTCTGGTTATGTGGAGGTAGGAGACACGCTCGTGTCTAAAGTTACCAAATCTCTCCAATACTTATCTGAGTTTCggtactgtcctggtttcggctgggatagagttaattttcttcttagtagtTGATACAGTGTATTTTGGATTTactgtgagaataatgttgatgacatgctgatgttttagttgttgctaagtagcatttatccaaagttaaggatttttcagtttcccatggtctgccagcaagcaggtgtacaggaagctgggagggaccatggccaggacagctgacctgaactagccaaagggatattccataccatagaatgtcatgttcagtgtataaactggggggaattggccaggagggggggatcgctgctcgggcatcagtcagtggtcagcgggtggtgagcaactgcattgtgcatcgcttgtcttttcttcttgtttttttttttaaattattattattttattttattatattccttttcattacaattattattattattattattattattattattattattattattattattattattagtagtacattttatttcacttcggttattaaattgttcttttctcaacctacg
Proteins encoded in this region:
- the KBTBD4 gene encoding kelch repeat and BTB domain-containing protein 4 isoform X1; its protein translation is MKGGAADCWRSDLCSTMDSSEETGGSSAEENYFVNYTFTDRSHSGRVAQGIMKLCLEDELFADVTISVEGKEFQLHRLVLSAQSCFFRSMFTSNLKEAHNRVIELQDVSESVFQLLVDYIYHGTVKLRAEELQETYEVADMYQLTALFEECSRFLARTVQVRNCLQVMWLADQHSDMELYTAAKHCAKSHLSQLQDTEEFLHLPLRLLTDILTDGVPCSQNPTVAIETWINFNKEERAGFSETLRSSLKVIGENVHIYLIGKESSRTHSLAVSLHCADDDSISVSGQNSLCHQITAACKHGSDLYVVGGSIPRRMWKCNNATIDWEWCAPLPRDRLQHTLVSVPSKDAIYSLGGKTLQDTLSNAVIYYRVRDNVWTETSQLEVAVSGAAGVNLNGVIYLLGGEENDLDFFTKPSRLIQCYDTNTEKCHVKPYVLPFAGRMHAAVHKDVVFIVAEGDSLLCYNPLLDSFTRLCLPDAWSSVPSLWKIASCNGSIYVFRDRYKKGDANTFKLNPATSVVTVTSGIKVLLTNLQFVLA
- the KBTBD4 gene encoding kelch repeat and BTB domain-containing protein 4 isoform X2 yields the protein MDSSEETGGSSAEENYFVNYTFTDRSHSGRVAQGIMKLCLEDELFADVTISVEGKEFQLHRLVLSAQSCFFRSMFTSNLKEAHNRVIELQDVSESVFQLLVDYIYHGTVKLRAEELQETYEVADMYQLTALFEECSRFLARTVQVRNCLQVMWLADQHSDMELYTAAKHCAKSHLSQLQDTEEFLHLPLRLLTDILTDGVPCSQNPTVAIETWINFNKEERAGFSETLRSSLKVIGENVHIYLIGKESSRTHSLAVSLHCADDDSISVSGQNSLCHQITAACKHGSDLYVVGGSIPRRMWKCNNATIDWEWCAPLPRDRLQHTLVSVPSKDAIYSLGGKTLQDTLSNAVIYYRVRDNVWTETSQLEVAVSGAAGVNLNGVIYLLGGEENDLDFFTKPSRLIQCYDTNTEKCHVKPYVLPFAGRMHAAVHKDVVFIVAEGDSLLCYNPLLDSFTRLCLPDAWSSVPSLWKIASCNGSIYVFRDRYKKGDANTFKLNPATSVVTVTSGIKVLLTNLQFVLA
- the NDUFS3 gene encoding NADH dehydrogenase [ubiquinone] iron-sulfur protein 3, mitochondrial; translation: MLAAAAVRWLTRAALRAGAGPAAAAAQARVAGSSAAETRPTVRPKNEVEQKQLCAFGEYVAEILPKYIQQVQVTCFNELELLIHPDGIIPVLTFLRDHTNAQFKSLADLTAVDVPSRQYRFEIVYNLLSLRFNSRIRVKTYTDELTPVDSAVSVHKAANWYEREVWDMYGVFFANHPDLRRILTDYGFEGHPFRKDFPLSGYVEVRYDDEVKRVVAEPVELSQEFRKFDLNSPWEAFPAYRAAPEPLKIEAGAKKEDAK